A genomic window from Erpetoichthys calabaricus chromosome 17, fErpCal1.3, whole genome shotgun sequence includes:
- the insyn1 gene encoding inhibitory synaptic factor 1, translating into MSLSSAQAQDCSEIPSQREQIRSRMKMVIEQLEGILVELKEVARELREVVGQIDKLTSDFDFDLEPDDWTVATASSTSSSERGLGDTFSRLDFLTPDILSDSWEFCSFLETPAVMAATPEQPTYEQMNGRVVPNGPVAVTPDSSSEEAVGSTHTHKSSSRTSGTRERVRFSDKVLYHALCCDDDEEGAADEGGRSPEVDSDQSQNAPSANPLNCPGALSPVLTAAKRGPSTGPRKKVLRNSSTQTVSDKSTQTLLPYVPAKPKAKEPN; encoded by the exons ATGTCCCTGAGCAGCGCGCAGGCCCAGGACTGCAGTGAGATCCCCAGCCAGAGAGAGCAAATCCGGAGCCGCATGAAAATGGTGATCGAGCAGCTGGAGGGGATCCTCGTGGAGCTCAAGGAGGTGGCCAGGGAGCTCCGAGAG GTGGTCGGACAGATTGACAAGCTGACATCGGACTTTGATTTTGACCTCGAGCCAGATGACTGGACGGTGGCCACAGCAAGCAGCACGTCGAGCAGCGAGAGGGGGCTCGGTGACACCTTTTCAAGGCTGGACTTCCTCACGCCTGACATCCTCTCTGACAGCTGGGAATTCTGCAGCTTCCTAGAGACGCCGGCAGTGATGGCCGCAACCCCTGAGCAGCCCACCTACGAGCAGATGAACGGTAGGGTAGTCCCTAATGGACCTGTGGCGGTCACGCCCGACTCTTCGAGCGAGGAGGCCGTCGGCTCGACTCACACTCACAAAAGCTCATCCAGGACCTCTGGTACGCGGGAGCGAGTGCGCTTTAGTGACAAAGTCCTCTACCACGCCCTGTGTTGTGATGACGATGAGGAGGGGGCGGCTGATGAGGGCGGGCGGTCTCCAGAGGTGGACAGTGACCAAAGCCAGAACGCTCCGTCGGCCAACCCCCTGAACTGTCCGGGTGCTTTGTCTCCGGTCCTGACGGCAGCCAAAAGGGGGCCCAGCACGGGACCCCGGAAGAAAGTGCTCCGCAACAGCAGCACGCAGACCGTCTCGGACAAAAGCACGCAGACTCTGCTGCCCTACGTCCCGGCCAAGCCCAAGGCCAAGGAGCCGAACTGA